Proteins co-encoded in one Hymenobacter swuensis DY53 genomic window:
- a CDS encoding phosphatidylserine decarboxylase family protein has product MKIHKEGRRILFFTLLALLAANLLLFRYNAENSGFNKVFAGISVIVFLTLLQFFRSPARRLFTHEDLVIAPADGKVVVIEDVEEPEYFNDKRKQISIFMSPINVHITRNPISGIVRYFKYHPGNYLVAWHPKSSTKNERTTVVVESEAGPLVLFRQIAGAMARRIVWYVNEGDEVSQGEEFGFIKFGSRVDIFVPVDTEVKVQIGEKVKGGQTIIAQLKTTAPSLF; this is encoded by the coding sequence ATGAAGATCCACAAAGAAGGACGACGTATTCTGTTCTTTACCCTGCTGGCTTTGCTGGCTGCCAACCTGCTGCTGTTCCGGTATAATGCCGAAAACAGTGGTTTTAACAAGGTTTTTGCCGGTATTTCTGTCATCGTGTTTCTCACGCTGTTACAGTTTTTCCGCAGTCCGGCCCGTCGTCTCTTCACTCACGAAGACTTGGTTATTGCCCCCGCCGATGGCAAGGTGGTGGTGATTGAGGACGTGGAGGAACCCGAATATTTCAACGATAAGCGCAAGCAGATCAGCATCTTCATGTCGCCGATTAACGTGCACATCACCCGGAATCCTATTTCGGGTATTGTGCGCTACTTCAAGTACCACCCCGGTAACTATCTGGTGGCCTGGCACCCCAAAAGCAGCACCAAAAACGAGCGTACCACGGTAGTAGTCGAGTCGGAAGCCGGTCCGCTGGTGCTGTTTCGCCAGATTGCCGGGGCTATGGCCCGCCGCATTGTATGGTACGTGAATGAGGGCGATGAAGTAAGCCAGGGCGAGGAGTTCGGCTTCATTAAGTTCGGCTCCCGCGTAGATATTTTCGTGCCCGTGGACACGGAAGTAAAAGTGCAGATTGGGGAGAAGGTAAAAGGTGGCCAGACCATCATTGCCCAGCTCAAAACCACTGCCCCCAGCCTCTTTTAA
- a CDS encoding Glu/Leu/Phe/Val family dehydrogenase translates to MAATTVYKEPAPRVDAENPLESMMSRFNVATEILGLDEETYNVLKAPDKQIIVHIPVTMDNGKVRVFEGYRVVHNTILGPSKGGIRYDKNVHLDEVKALAAWMTWKCAVVDIPYGGAKGGIICEPTTMSAGEIERLTRGYTLAMKDVFGPDRDIPAPDMGTGPREMAWLMDEFSKTVGATSPAVVTGKPLVMGGSLGRTEATGRGVMVSALAALKKLGLDPTQVSAAVQGFGNVGSWAAKLLSEQGVKIKCISDVSGAYWNEAGINIDEAVAYKNAHKGRLDGFNGAVLMENADDLLIADVDVLVPAAVEDVITEHNAHDIKAKLIVEGANGPTSASADPIINEKGIMVVPDILANSGGVTVSYFEWVQNRQGFKWSEEMVTERADRIMNDAFEKVYATSQKYNIPMRIAAYVVAIDKVAQTYKFRGGF, encoded by the coding sequence ATGGCTGCCACCACGGTGTACAAAGAACCGGCTCCCCGCGTCGATGCCGAAAATCCCCTCGAATCTATGATGTCGCGCTTCAACGTGGCCACGGAAATCCTGGGCCTCGATGAAGAAACCTACAACGTCCTTAAAGCCCCCGATAAGCAGATCATCGTGCACATTCCTGTGACGATGGACAACGGCAAGGTACGCGTGTTTGAAGGCTACCGCGTGGTGCACAACACCATTCTGGGCCCCTCGAAAGGCGGTATCCGCTACGACAAGAACGTGCACCTCGACGAGGTGAAGGCCCTGGCCGCCTGGATGACCTGGAAGTGCGCCGTGGTTGATATTCCCTACGGCGGTGCCAAAGGCGGTATCATCTGCGAGCCGACCACCATGAGCGCCGGCGAAATTGAGCGTCTTACCCGCGGCTATACCTTGGCCATGAAGGACGTATTCGGCCCCGACCGCGACATTCCGGCTCCCGACATGGGCACCGGTCCGCGCGAAATGGCTTGGCTGATGGACGAGTTCAGCAAGACCGTGGGCGCTACCTCGCCCGCCGTGGTAACCGGCAAGCCCCTGGTAATGGGCGGCTCCTTGGGCCGCACCGAGGCCACCGGCCGTGGCGTGATGGTGTCGGCGCTGGCTGCCCTCAAGAAGCTGGGCCTCGACCCCACGCAGGTGTCGGCCGCTGTGCAAGGCTTCGGCAACGTAGGCTCCTGGGCCGCCAAACTGCTCAGCGAGCAGGGCGTGAAAATCAAGTGCATCTCCGACGTTTCGGGCGCGTACTGGAACGAGGCCGGCATCAACATTGATGAGGCCGTGGCGTACAAGAACGCCCACAAAGGCCGTCTCGATGGTTTCAATGGCGCGGTGCTGATGGAAAACGCCGATGACCTGCTGATTGCCGACGTGGACGTACTGGTGCCCGCCGCCGTGGAGGACGTCATCACCGAGCACAACGCCCACGACATCAAAGCCAAGCTGATTGTGGAAGGTGCCAACGGCCCCACCTCGGCCTCTGCCGACCCTATCATCAACGAAAAGGGCATCATGGTGGTGCCCGATATTCTGGCCAACTCGGGCGGCGTGACGGTTTCCTACTTCGAGTGGGTGCAGAACCGCCAGGGCTTCAAGTGGAGCGAGGAAATGGTAACCGAGCGCGCCGACCGCATCATGAACGATGCCTTCGAGAAAGTGTACGCCACGAGCCAGAAGTACAACATCCCAATGCGTATTGCTGCCTACGTGGTAGCCATCGATAAAGTAGCCCAGACTTATAAGTTCCGCGGCGGTTTCTAA
- a CDS encoding phosphatidate cytidylyltransferase has product MTSSPAPVPSAPVPSAAEPSADKPPMSNLAQRVIFGLIGAALLLGSVWYSAWTFALFFGAVQMRMLWEFYRMMRHAGYKPAALLGGGISALIFAGVLGVVVVNNATDSIGQGMHVIVGDARSAGIILMGILLLLPTLLILREMAAWPREKQDFSPFSNVGVALLGLLYVSLPMSLLNVVAFTEIGYDYRRIFALLLLVWASDTGAYAAGKTFGKHKLAPKISPGKTWEGAVGGFVLTLVVGWGLGYLLPELSLTYRLVAAGAVAVFGPLGDLAESMLKRSVGVKDSGRIMPGHGGLLDRFDAFLFILPVLALLQLLWG; this is encoded by the coding sequence TTGACTTCTTCGCCCGCCCCCGTGCCCTCCGCCCCCGTGCCCTCCGCCGCTGAGCCCTCGGCCGACAAGCCCCCCATGTCCAACCTGGCCCAGCGCGTCATCTTTGGCCTGATTGGGGCCGCCCTGCTGCTGGGCAGCGTGTGGTACAGCGCCTGGACGTTTGCCCTATTCTTCGGGGCCGTGCAGATGCGGATGCTCTGGGAGTTTTACCGCATGATGCGCCACGCCGGCTACAAACCGGCCGCGCTGCTGGGCGGGGGAATTAGTGCGCTGATTTTTGCCGGCGTACTAGGCGTGGTGGTCGTAAATAACGCTACAGATTCTATTGGTCAGGGCATGCATGTTATTGTAGGTGATGCCCGTTCGGCCGGTATCATCCTAATGGGCATTTTGTTACTGCTGCCCACGTTGCTGATCCTGCGGGAAATGGCGGCCTGGCCCCGGGAGAAGCAGGATTTCTCGCCCTTTTCTAATGTGGGCGTGGCGCTACTGGGCCTGCTCTATGTGAGCCTGCCGATGAGCCTACTCAACGTGGTGGCCTTCACCGAAATTGGCTACGACTACCGCCGCATCTTCGCGCTGCTGCTGTTGGTGTGGGCGTCCGATACGGGAGCCTACGCGGCCGGCAAAACTTTCGGTAAGCACAAGCTGGCCCCCAAAATCTCGCCCGGCAAAACCTGGGAAGGGGCCGTGGGTGGCTTCGTGCTGACGCTGGTGGTGGGCTGGGGCTTGGGCTACCTGCTGCCCGAGCTTTCCCTGACCTACCGGTTGGTGGCGGCCGGTGCGGTGGCCGTGTTCGGGCCGCTCGGTGATTTGGCCGAGTCCATGCTCAAGCGCAGCGTGGGCGTGAAAGACTCCGGCCGCATCATGCCCGGTCACGGCGGCCTGCTGGACCGGTTCGATGCGTTTCTGTTTATTCTGCCGGTATTGGCGCTGCTGCAACTGCTGTGGGGCTAG
- a CDS encoding CPBP family intramembrane glutamic endopeptidase yields the protein MKGFVSSKLHPLANLALLLVLLVATFSLSMLLIAISSNLLFGVGLLELGNVTQRPADHPNGWAVSMLSQGLLLLGGFGGAAVALAALTGYRLPDYFAPRRPVPAQWLLLAGVLIVASLPAMSVLISWNAKMHLPAALQGWEQAAKEMEERAQEITRYLTRFSSPLRFVVAVLVIAVVPAVSEELFFRGVIQRNLVQWAGSRHVGIWLAAIIFSAIHFQFFGFFPRLVLGLVLGYLYEWSGNILVPMAAHFTQNAFQLVLLYAQQQEWSSSDFDPDSTEALPWYLVLLSLGACAVGLWYLHRQLRAPRADEFPTQMHTLGSHGVAVRHAEQLLPAARTLSHDGVDATKADRN from the coding sequence ATGAAAGGTTTCGTTTCCAGCAAGCTACACCCTTTGGCCAACCTGGCATTGCTGCTGGTGTTGCTGGTGGCCACGTTCAGTCTGTCTATGCTGCTGATTGCCATCAGCAGCAACCTGCTCTTCGGCGTGGGCCTGCTGGAACTGGGCAACGTGACGCAGCGCCCCGCCGACCACCCCAACGGCTGGGCCGTGTCGATGCTGAGCCAGGGGCTGCTGCTGCTGGGCGGTTTCGGGGGCGCGGCCGTGGCGCTGGCGGCCCTCACCGGCTACCGTTTGCCCGACTATTTCGCGCCCCGCCGGCCGGTGCCGGCGCAGTGGCTGCTGCTGGCGGGCGTACTCATCGTGGCAAGCCTGCCGGCCATGTCGGTGCTGATTTCCTGGAACGCCAAAATGCACCTGCCGGCCGCCCTGCAGGGTTGGGAGCAGGCAGCCAAGGAAATGGAGGAGCGGGCCCAAGAAATCACTCGCTACCTCACCCGGTTTTCGTCGCCGCTGCGGTTTGTGGTGGCCGTGCTGGTCATTGCGGTGGTGCCGGCCGTGAGCGAGGAGCTGTTTTTCCGGGGCGTGATTCAGCGCAACCTGGTGCAGTGGGCCGGCTCCCGGCACGTGGGTATCTGGCTGGCGGCCATTATTTTCAGCGCCATTCATTTCCAGTTTTTTGGGTTTTTTCCGCGGCTGGTGCTGGGCCTGGTGCTGGGCTACCTGTACGAGTGGAGCGGCAATATTCTGGTGCCCATGGCGGCGCACTTCACCCAGAACGCCTTTCAGCTGGTGCTGCTCTACGCCCAGCAGCAGGAGTGGTCGTCGTCGGATTTCGACCCCGATTCCACCGAGGCGCTGCCCTGGTACCTGGTGCTGCTGTCTTTGGGGGCCTGCGCCGTGGGGCTGTGGTACCTGCACCGCCAGCTGCGCGCGCCCCGCGCCGACGAGTTTCCTACCCAGATGCACACGCTCGGCAGCCACGGCGTGGCCGTGCGCCACGCCGAGCAGCTCCTGCCCGCCGCCCGCACCCTCAGCCACGACGGCGTGGATGCCACTAAAGCCGATCGTAACTAA
- the dusB gene encoding tRNA dihydrouridine synthase DusB codes for MVHIRNIALPDFPLLLAPMEDVSDPPFRAVCKQGGADLMYTEFISSEGLIRAAAKSRQKLDVFDYERPIGIQLFGSDVDTMGECARISTEAGPDLIDINYGCPVKQVACRGAGAALLRDIPKMVEMTSAVVRATHLPVTVKTRLGWDDSTKNVEDVAERLQDIGIEALTVHGRTRVQMYKGEADWDLIGRIKNNPRIKIPIFGNGDIDSPQKAVEYKNRYGVDGVMIGRAAIGYPWIFREVKHYAATGQLLPPPTVEERVQACRMHFEKSLEWKGPRAGVFEMRRHYAQYFRGLEGARQWRSRLVDSNDPLEIHSIMDEIIAAEPVLVG; via the coding sequence GTGGTTCACATCCGTAACATTGCCCTGCCCGATTTCCCGCTGCTGCTCGCGCCCATGGAGGACGTGTCGGATCCGCCGTTCCGGGCCGTGTGTAAGCAGGGCGGGGCCGATTTGATGTACACCGAGTTTATTTCCTCGGAAGGCCTGATCCGGGCCGCCGCCAAAAGCCGCCAGAAGCTCGACGTATTCGACTACGAGCGGCCCATCGGTATCCAGCTCTTCGGCTCCGACGTGGATACGATGGGCGAGTGCGCCCGCATCAGCACCGAGGCCGGCCCTGACCTCATCGACATCAACTACGGCTGCCCCGTAAAGCAGGTGGCCTGCCGGGGTGCCGGCGCGGCCCTGCTGCGCGACATCCCCAAAATGGTGGAAATGACCTCGGCCGTGGTGCGCGCCACCCACCTGCCCGTGACGGTGAAAACCCGCCTGGGCTGGGACGACTCGACCAAGAACGTAGAGGATGTGGCCGAACGGCTGCAGGATATTGGTATTGAGGCCCTCACGGTGCACGGCCGCACCCGCGTGCAGATGTACAAGGGCGAGGCCGACTGGGACTTGATTGGCCGCATCAAGAACAACCCGCGCATCAAAATCCCCATCTTCGGCAACGGCGACATCGACTCACCCCAGAAGGCCGTGGAATACAAAAATCGCTATGGCGTGGATGGCGTGATGATTGGCCGGGCCGCCATCGGCTACCCCTGGATTTTCCGGGAGGTGAAGCATTATGCCGCCACCGGCCAGTTGCTGCCACCGCCCACCGTAGAGGAGCGGGTGCAAGCCTGCCGCATGCATTTCGAGAAAAGCCTGGAATGGAAGGGCCCACGGGCAGGCGTGTTTGAGATGCGCCGCCACTACGCCCAGTACTTCCGCGGCTTGGAAGGTGCCCGCCAGTGGCGCAGCCGCCTCGTGGACAGCAACGACCCACTAGAAATCCACAGCATTATGGACGAAATCATTGCTGCCGAGCCGGTGCTGGTGGGGTAG
- a CDS encoding DMT family transporter: MPTTTPAPAVTAAPELPPVASPPPHRTPASAWLLLLVLASIWGTSFILMKKGLVVFSALELGAARVSVAALLLLPFALRHVGKVDRSRFKWLLLSGVVGTLIPAFLFAYAETRLASGLAGVLNALTAVFTLVVGAAFFGQRLTGLRVLGIGLGLAGTVVLMLLGGSGGDATPSGESNAWYGLYIVLATLGYGVSVNVIKHHFQGIPALAVTGLLLLFIGGPALVFLLLGTEFVHKLQHVPGAWTAFGYIALLATMSTAVAMVLFNKLIQSSTALFAASNTYLVPVVALAWGLLDGESFNLWHLLGMVIILVSVAIIHRAK; encoded by the coding sequence ATGCCCACCACTACTCCCGCCCCGGCCGTGACGGCCGCGCCCGAACTGCCGCCCGTGGCTTCGCCCCCGCCCCACCGCACACCGGCCTCGGCCTGGCTGCTGCTGCTGGTGCTGGCCAGCATCTGGGGCACGTCGTTCATTCTGATGAAGAAGGGGTTGGTAGTGTTTTCAGCGCTGGAGCTGGGGGCGGCGCGTGTGAGCGTGGCGGCGCTGTTGCTGCTGCCGTTTGCTTTGCGCCACGTGGGGAAAGTGGACCGCAGCCGGTTTAAATGGCTGCTGCTGAGCGGCGTGGTGGGCACCCTCATTCCGGCCTTTCTGTTTGCCTACGCCGAAACCCGACTGGCCTCGGGGCTGGCGGGCGTGCTTAACGCCCTCACGGCCGTGTTTACACTGGTAGTGGGCGCGGCCTTTTTCGGGCAGCGGCTCACGGGTTTGCGGGTGCTGGGTATCGGGTTGGGGCTGGCGGGTACAGTAGTGCTGATGCTGCTGGGCGGCAGCGGCGGCGACGCCACGCCTTCGGGAGAAAGCAATGCCTGGTACGGCCTCTACATTGTGCTGGCCACGCTAGGCTACGGCGTGAGCGTGAACGTGATTAAGCACCACTTCCAAGGCATTCCGGCGCTGGCCGTGACGGGGCTGCTGCTGCTGTTTATCGGGGGGCCGGCGCTGGTGTTTTTGCTGCTGGGCACGGAGTTCGTACATAAGCTGCAGCATGTGCCAGGGGCCTGGACAGCGTTCGGCTACATTGCCCTGCTGGCCACCATGAGCACAGCCGTGGCTATGGTTCTGTTTAATAAGCTTATCCAAAGCTCCACAGCTTTGTTCGCGGCTTCCAACACCTACCTGGTGCCCGTGGTAGCCCTGGCCTGGGGCCTGCTCGACGGGGAAAGCTTCAACCTCTGGCACCTGCTGGGCATGGTAATTATCCTGGTGAGCGTGGCCATCATTCACCGGGCGAAGTAG